Below is a genomic region from Isosphaeraceae bacterium EP7.
GGATTGCCCGTGCGGAGCAAATCGCGTATTCTCTCCGCACAACATGCGGAGAAAAAGTCGTGTGGATTCACGAGCACCCCGACTGGCCTCATTTCATCTGGGACGCCGCGTCGATCACCGATCGCCTTGCCTCTCTGCGGCACCGCCAGGGGAGGCTCGTCGGCCGTATGGAAGGCCTCGGCTTCCGCCTGCGCGGCGAGGCCGAGCTTGCCACACTCACCGAGAACGTCCTGCGATCGAGCGAGATCGAGGGTGACATCCTCGAACCCGAGCAAGTCCGGTCGTCGATCGCGCGTCGACTGGGGATCGACATCGGCGGCCTTCTCCCCGCCGATCGGCGCGTCGAAGGGGTCGTCGAGATGATGCTCGACGCCGCCCAGAACAGCCAGGCCCCACTCTCCGCCGAACGTCTCTACAACTGGCATGCCGCCCTGTTCCCGACCGGCCGTAGCGGCCTGGGCCGGATCGTCGTCGGCTCCTGGAGGGACGACGCCAACGGCCCGATGCAGGTCGTCTCGGGACCGATCGGCAAGGAACGGGTCCACTTTCAGGCGCCGGAGGCCGGTCGTCTCGAAGCCGAGATGACGCACTTCCTCGACAACTTCAACGCCGAAACCGCCATCGATCCGGTCATCAAGGCCGCGATCGCGCATCTCTGGTTCGTGACCATCCACCCCTTCGACGACGGCAACGGCCGGATCGCCCGCGCCATCGCCGACCTGGCCCTCGCCCGCTCCGACCGCAGCCCCCAGCGATTCTACAGCATGTCGGCCCAGATCCAGCTCGAGCGCAAGGCCTATTACGAGATCCTCGAACAGACCCAGAACGGCCCCCTCGACATCACCCTCTGGCTCGACTGGTTCCTGGCCTGTCTCGACCGCTCGCTCGTCGGCGCAGAGCAGACGTTGACGGCGGTGCTGACAAAAGCCCGGTTCTGGGAGGCCCATTCCGAGCAACCCTTCAACGACCGCCAGCGCAAGATCATCAACCTTCTGCTCGATGGGTTTGACGGCAAACTCACGTCTTCCAAATGGGCGAAGCTAGGCAAATGCTCGCAGGACACGGCGCATCGTGACATCGTCGACCTGATGGGCCGCCACATTCTTGCTCAGGAAGGTGTCGGCCGCGGGACGGCGTATTCACTTGTCGAAACAGATTCGATGTAAGCTACGCAAGATCGTCCCTGTCCAACGACTCTGGTTTCCGCTTCCCGCCACGCCTGCCCCGCACGAAGACCACCAATGGGCCAACGACGGCGAACGCCGAGGCGGCGAGCAGGAGATTCCTATGGAGCCGGATGGTCTCCCAGGTCCGAAACGACGCATCTTCCCCCGCAGCCGCGACGATGACCATGAAGAACATCAGCGAGACACCCAGAACGAAAAAACTCCAGGCGATCCGATCGCTCAGAGGTTTCGACGACGCGCCGGGCTTCCAGAGTCTTGTAAGGAGCAATGCGAGCAACACGCAGGACAGATAGAGCGGGAAACAACCCATGAGAGGCCTCCGCGATCATCCGGCTCACGTCAGACTCGCCGAACCCTCGAACTTGTGAGGAATCTCAATTCATCGACGCGAAATCGTTCAAGTCCTCCGACTTCGCGGCAGGTTTCTTACGGAGTCGAGTCACGAAGAACGCTACAAGCGGGCCGCCCAGAGTGATCGAGATGGCGGCCATACCAAGCCAGAAGGTCTTACGCTTCCGAAGGAACTCCACCTGCAAGGGCTCCGGCCGCACTCCTTCATGCGAAGGTGTGGAAATAAAGAATAGATCGAGGACCACGCAGAACAAGAACAGACCGAGGAAAAAACAACTCCAGGCGATGCGGTCGGAACGGGATATCCCAGGTGCACCCGGCCTCCTGGGCGGGGTGAGATGATGGGCGAGCAGGATGAGGACCAACAACACACCAAATGCACATGTCATGAATTTATAATTTAACGTGCGATAATATCAACCATGACCCACCTTGCTAGTCCACCTCGCAGTCATGCGGACGCCCCGCCGAGTTCCTGCCGCATAATCCTCGCCCCGTCCGCCAACGCCTTCGACTTGGCGACCGCGATGTGGCGGGCCGTCTGCGAGAACCCGCAATCGGGGGTCACGGAAACCCTCGATGCGTCGAGGTGCTTCAAGACCAGGCGAATCCGCTCGGCGACAAGGTCGGCGGGCTCGACCCAGGTGTTCTTGACGTCGACGAGGCCGACGGCCACGTCCATGGTCTCGGGCAGGTCGGCGAGCAGCTCGACCTCGGCCATCTCGCGGCTGGCGAACTCGAAGGCCAGCTGGTCCACGCGGGCCCGGCCGATGTGCGGGAAGAGCGGGGCGTAGGAGCGGTGGGCGACGGCCCTTGCCCGGTAGTTGCCGAAGCACATGTGCATGCTGATGTAGGCGTCGACCCCCTCGACGGTGCGGGCCACCACGTCCAGGAACCGCTCGGGGTCGTCGGGGTGGCAGGAGAAGCTCGGCTCGTCGAGCTGGATCATGTCGACGCCGGCCGCGACCAGGGCCCGCAGCTCGGCGTTGACGATCGGGATCAGGGCCTCGGTGACGGCACTGCGATCGGCGTAGACGTCGCCCCCGCCGATGCAGCCGGCCAGGGTGAACGGGCCCGGGACGGGGACCTTGGCCGGGGCGTCGGTGATCGTGCGGAACCGGCGATATTCCTCGACCGTGCCCAGGCCGCGAGGGGCCGTGATCGCGGCGACGCAGCGGTACTTGCTGCGCTGGTCGTGCGCCGGGGCACCCCAGAGGCGGGCCCTCGGCAGGGGGTCCAGCCCTTCCAGATAGTCATAAAAGCCGAGGTTGAAGTCGATCCGTTGCATCTCGCCGTCGGTGATCCGGTCGAGCCCCGCGCGGATCTGATCGTCGACGGCCAGGCGGACCGCGTCGCGCACGGCCTCCTCGCGGTCGAGCTTGCCGAACTGGTCGGGCTCGGCCGAGACGTCGGTGATGAACTTCTCGTACCAGCCGGGGAACGACCAGCTGCCGATGACGGTGGCCGGCAGAGGCGGATCTTGCGGTCGGTGCATGGCTCGTCCGTCCAAGCGGGTTTGGTTCGGGTGGCGAGGGAAAACGGGGACTGACTCCGGAGCAAGGCGCAGGTATCTGTCCCCGTTTTCCCGGATCAGGACTCGGGGCGCCCGATCAGCTTGTCGACCGACTCGACGGCGATCGGGTGATAGCCACGCCTGGCCTTCGCGTAGATCGCCCGGGCGCGGGCCAGACCTTCGGGGGTCTTCTTCAGCTCCGAGTACAGCGGCATCAGGTATTTGCGACGGCCGACGACCGCGAGGAACGCCTCGAGCTTCGCGTCGGCCGGCTTGTATTTGGCGCGGATGGCCATCTGGAGCCACTCGGCGGCGATCTCCGAGTTGCCCCGGTCGGTCAGCTTGAAGGCGGCATCGAGGTCGGCCATCTTCTCGGGAGAGAGGTCGCGCGGCAGGCCCCGCAGGAAGCCCAGCCATTCCTGGGTCGACCAGTCGGCCGTTTCGATCCTGGCCAGAGGCATCGACCCATCCACATAACCTTTCACGGCCCGGTCGACCGCGGCGAGCCGGGGCGAGGTCGGCACGGTGTATTTCTCGTCGAGGCCGGGCTTCTCGATCCAGCCGTCCACGTCGATCGACTCGGCGAGCTTCGGGTCCGACGCCAGCAAGGTCTTCTCCAGGTGGTCGCGGAACTCGGCGGTCGTCAGGCTGCGGAAGGCGAACTTGTCGAAGTAGCCTTTGATGAACGCATCGAACTTCTCTCGGCCGAACGTCTCTTCGAGCGTCTTCAGGAAGAGGGCCCCCTTCTCATATGGGATGCCCGTCACCCCCTCGTCGGGGTCGCGGCCGGCCAGGTCGATGTGAAGGATCTGGTCGGCGGGCTTCAGCTCCTTCACCTCGGCCTTCAGCTTGGCCAGGCCCAGGACGTCGTCCATCCGGGCGCGGTCGGCGCCGAAGACATCCTCGATGATCCGGCCTTCGATGTAGGTGGTGAACCCCTCATTGAGCCAGAAGTCGCGCCAGGTGGCATTGGTCACCAGGTTGCCCGACCACGAGTGCGCCAGCTCGTGCGCCACCAGCGAGACCAGGCTGCGGTCGCCGGCCAGGATCGTGGGGGTGGCGAACGTGAGTTTGGGGTTTTCCATGCCGCCATACGGGAAGCTCGGCGGCAGGACGAGCAGGTCGTACCGGCCCCAGCGATAAGGGCCGTAGCGATCCTCGGCCACCTTCACCATCGTCTCCGTATCGGCGAACTCGAACGCGGCGCGGTCCACCAGCGACGGCTCGGCATACACCCCCGTGCGCGGGCCGAGCTGGCGGAAGGCCAGATCGCCCACCCCCAGCGCGATGAGGTACGCGGGGATCGGCTGCGGCATGGCGAACCGGAAGACCTCGGGCACGTCGCCCGCGGGCAGATGGTCGGCCGACATCACCGCCGTCAGCCCCTTCGGCACCCGAATGCTGGCCGTGTACGTCAGGCGGACGCCTGGCGAGTCCTGCACCGGGATCCATGAACGCGCGTGGATCGCCTGCGACTGCGTGAACAGGAACGGATTCTCGCCGCCAGCCGTCTGCACCGGGTCGAGCCATTGCAGGGCCGTCGCACCCGGCGTCGTCTTGTACGTCACCCGCACGGCGCCCGCGTCGCTGGGCACGTCAATCGCCAGGGGAGCCCCCAGGATCGGGTCGGCCTTGCCCAACTCGAACTTCACCCCCTTGAACGGCCCTCCGACCGTCGGGGCCCACTCGACGGAGGCAATCTCCAGCGCCCTCGTGTCGAGCACCAGCTTGGCGTCTACAGGGCAGCCGGCCTCGCGGGCCACCGTCAGGACGGCGCTCCCCAGGATCGCCTTGCGCTCGAAGTCGACCTCCAGGTCGAGATCAACATTCGTGACCCGGATCTGGTCGGGATTGCCGTACGAGTGCGGGTCGCGCTTCGAGTCGGCGGCGAGGCCCGGCGTGCAGGCGTTCATGAAAGCGGCCCCGGCCAGGACGAGGGAGGCCACCGCGCGGCGGCTCCGTTTCAGGTGGTTCGACATGGAGGTTTTCATGCAACTTCTGATTCCCGGAAGACCAGCAGAAATTCAATAGATCAAAATCTACTGACCCAACTGACTGGCCATTGTCAAGAGGTCACGCTTGGCCGTTTCGATCAGTCGCTCCGCCGCCGATAGCTCGACGAGATAGACCACTGTCTCACCGGGCGGGGGCAACAGTTCGATCTTCAGTTGGCGATCACGATCATCCATGAAAATGGTAATCCATAGGTGCTCTCTGCCGACCCAGATTTCGGCCACTGCGAGTCTAGAGTCCGGCCTGTTCGCCCAGACCATATTCAGTTTCGTCGTTGTCATCTCAGACCGACTCGCTCGGCCTTATTGCAAACGCCGGATCGAAGGAGGCAAAGTCCTCCTCGAGGCCCGACCGCCGCCGGGCCGGATTGGCCCCGACTCTATCGGGGGCCAATGGCTCGGGCAAGCGCCGGCGACATTCATTTCGGGGCGACCCTGGCCTTGAGCATCGCCTCGCGGCGGGCCTTGAACTCGCTGCCCGGCTTCCAGGTCGGCAGCTCGGGGGCGTCGGCCACCGCTCGGCCCACGGCGGCGAACAGGTCCATGTCCTGCGCGGCCCCGGCCAGGTCCCAGTCGGGCTTCACCTCGTCGGTCACCTTGTGATAGTCCACCTGCGTGTACCGGTCTCGGGTCATCTTGCCGTAGTCGGACGGCCTGCCCACGTAGCGAGTGCCCGACTTGGGGTCGAGCGCCGGCACCCCCTGCTT
It encodes:
- a CDS encoding cobalamin-independent methionine synthase II family protein, whose protein sequence is MHRPQDPPLPATVIGSWSFPGWYEKFITDVSAEPDQFGKLDREEAVRDAVRLAVDDQIRAGLDRITDGEMQRIDFNLGFYDYLEGLDPLPRARLWGAPAHDQRSKYRCVAAITAPRGLGTVEEYRRFRTITDAPAKVPVPGPFTLAGCIGGGDVYADRSAVTEALIPIVNAELRALVAAGVDMIQLDEPSFSCHPDDPERFLDVVARTVEGVDAYISMHMCFGNYRARAVAHRSYAPLFPHIGRARVDQLAFEFASREMAEVELLADLPETMDVAVGLVDVKNTWVEPADLVAERIRLVLKHLDASRVSVTPDCGFSQTARHIAVAKSKALADGARIMRQELGGASA
- a CDS encoding Fic family protein translates to MWIHEHPDWPHFIWDAASITDRLASLRHRQGRLVGRMEGLGFRLRGEAELATLTENVLRSSEIEGDILEPEQVRSSIARRLGIDIGGLLPADRRVEGVVEMMLDAAQNSQAPLSAERLYNWHAALFPTGRSGLGRIVVGSWRDDANGPMQVVSGPIGKERVHFQAPEAGRLEAEMTHFLDNFNAETAIDPVIKAAIAHLWFVTIHPFDDGNGRIARAIADLALARSDRSPQRFYSMSAQIQLERKAYYEILEQTQNGPLDITLWLDWFLACLDRSLVGAEQTLTAVLTKARFWEAHSEQPFNDRQRKIINLLLDGFDGKLTSSKWAKLGKCSQDTAHRDIVDLMGRHILAQEGVGRGTAYSLVETDSM
- a CDS encoding M1 family metallopeptidase — translated: MKTSMSNHLKRSRRAVASLVLAGAAFMNACTPGLAADSKRDPHSYGNPDQIRVTNVDLDLEVDFERKAILGSAVLTVAREAGCPVDAKLVLDTRALEIASVEWAPTVGGPFKGVKFELGKADPILGAPLAIDVPSDAGAVRVTYKTTPGATALQWLDPVQTAGGENPFLFTQSQAIHARSWIPVQDSPGVRLTYTASIRVPKGLTAVMSADHLPAGDVPEVFRFAMPQPIPAYLIALGVGDLAFRQLGPRTGVYAEPSLVDRAAFEFADTETMVKVAEDRYGPYRWGRYDLLVLPPSFPYGGMENPKLTFATPTILAGDRSLVSLVAHELAHSWSGNLVTNATWRDFWLNEGFTTYIEGRIIEDVFGADRARMDDVLGLAKLKAEVKELKPADQILHIDLAGRDPDEGVTGIPYEKGALFLKTLEETFGREKFDAFIKGYFDKFAFRSLTTAEFRDHLEKTLLASDPKLAESIDVDGWIEKPGLDEKYTVPTSPRLAAVDRAVKGYVDGSMPLARIETADWSTQEWLGFLRGLPRDLSPEKMADLDAAFKLTDRGNSEIAAEWLQMAIRAKYKPADAKLEAFLAVVGRRKYLMPLYSELKKTPEGLARARAIYAKARRGYHPIAVESVDKLIGRPES